The following coding sequences are from one Streptomyces sp. NBC_01232 window:
- a CDS encoding AraC family transcriptional regulator: MLERLNQTLEYIERHLDRQVDGAELARIAATSEYHLRRMFSALAGMPLSEYVRRRRLTLAGAEVLAGQESLLEIAVRYGYGSGEAFARAFRAMHGVGPGEARRTGAALVSQPRLTFRLTVEGTSSMRYRVVDRPDFSVVGLKARVPLVHAGPNQAIIDFVRGTDPQVLERLEKLSDQEPHGIVAVCDDLDPSRAEGTELDYYQAVITSAAAPEGAAVLPVRAGTWAVFTTSGPAPQAIQELWRNVFTQWFPSNPYRSRPGPEILRTRMSADHTEADAELWLPVEREQG; encoded by the coding sequence GTGCTGGAGCGTCTCAACCAGACCCTGGAGTACATCGAGCGCCACCTCGACCGGCAGGTCGACGGGGCTGAGCTGGCACGCATCGCGGCCACCTCGGAGTACCACCTGCGCCGGATGTTCTCCGCGCTCGCGGGCATGCCCCTGTCGGAGTACGTACGGCGCCGCCGTCTCACGCTCGCGGGTGCCGAGGTGCTCGCAGGGCAAGAGTCTCTGCTGGAGATCGCGGTGCGCTACGGCTACGGCTCGGGCGAGGCGTTCGCCCGGGCGTTCCGCGCGATGCACGGGGTCGGTCCGGGCGAGGCCCGGCGCACCGGCGCCGCGCTCGTCTCCCAGCCCCGGTTGACCTTCCGTCTCACCGTCGAAGGGACCAGCAGCATGCGTTATCGCGTAGTGGACAGGCCGGACTTCAGCGTCGTCGGCCTCAAGGCCCGGGTGCCACTGGTGCACGCGGGGCCGAACCAGGCGATCATCGACTTCGTCCGCGGGACCGACCCGCAGGTCCTGGAGCGCCTGGAGAAACTGTCGGACCAGGAGCCCCACGGCATCGTCGCGGTCTGTGACGACCTGGACCCGAGCCGGGCGGAGGGCACCGAACTCGACTACTACCAGGCGGTGATCACGTCGGCGGCCGCCCCCGAAGGGGCAGCGGTCCTGCCGGTCCGGGCCGGCACCTGGGCCGTCTTCACCACCTCCGGACCGGCCCCGCAGGCCATCCAGGAGCTGTGGCGGAACGTGTTCACGCAGTGGTTCCCGTCCAACCCCTACCGCAGCCGGCCCGGCCCGGAGATCCTACGGACCCGTATGTCCGCGGACCACACCGAGGCCGATGCCGAGCTGTGGCTCCCGGTGGAGCGGGAACAGGGCTGA
- a CDS encoding AfsR/SARP family transcriptional regulator, which yields MRVGVLGPLVIWTGDGEPVAVTGARVRRLLARLLVEPGRPVSADRLVDALWGGPDAELPLHPYASLQGQVSRLRAALERAAPQDGRGRLLHEAGGYRLELAPGQLDAQRFAELAARARVQALVPRPRAELLGEALSLWRGEAYAGHTDDPSVRAAAARLEEERLLVREELLDLRVSLGEERVVLGELDQLVAAHPLRERLRAVQLRALYRAGRQTQALESYEALRYRLDRDLGLEPGRELTALRRAILRQDPDLDLQPPPRNQAAPADGGARRAVPGGDAAAAVPGAAQAPQSPQAAQAAPRTGRTGIAGRPRLPEPLTRLVGRGTDLAAVRALLAHSRLVTLTGPGGVGKTRLAVECAGEASARHTDGAHLVELAPLPAGAPADAVAGAALRTFGVRSPEGEHPEAVHLLAGALRERSLLLLLDNCEHVCDAVAEVLAAVLPQAPGVSVLATSQEPINLAGEAVHPVAPLEPADAVALFTARAGLPPDRTATPEDMAAVEGLCVRLDGLPLALELAAARAPALGVHGLLAGLDDRFALLSRGLRGVPPRQRTLRAVIDWSWALLGSAEESVLRRLSVHGGDASAEAAGVVCADALGDAPADVPVPPDPQSAPVPEVREHQVPLVLDRLVERSLVVLVDRPEGRRYRLPESVKAYARERLREAGEERGARARHGTYYRELALRAEPLLRGPHQRLWLARLDAAEAELYPAVEEALEHGRVVPALSTARALARYWLLRGRPAQGGRLLDACLAAERDHLASHGGPDRGGHAGERIAAVALATAWRAGLTVWEGTSLSSEGLLRAAAAALDAREAADRDPLGHAHALWFLAAAQMGAGDVPMGEELADRALAAAERLGDSWGTAAALSVRARHALAHGDLAGVRRDAERSARLFGGLGDRWGLLQTVFPRAALHEIAGEYPQAARLHEEGLALAQELGLRTEAGKRLCALGRLAFLAGEYEESRERHADALRLAREQSHRAGEADARIGLGLVARRTGDLTGAEEHMQAVLAWFRDAGYGPGTTLALAELGFTAELRGDVERARTLHAEGLAAARALGDARAVALALEGLAGTAAAGGEPERAARLLGAADAARTSAGTPLPPAERHDVDRAWSACLSALGRTAAEAAFASGAAHPPVAEAPVHC from the coding sequence ATGCGTGTGGGGGTTCTGGGGCCGTTGGTGATCTGGACGGGTGACGGCGAGCCGGTGGCCGTGACCGGGGCGCGGGTGCGCCGACTGCTCGCCCGGCTGCTCGTCGAACCGGGCCGCCCCGTCTCCGCCGACCGGCTGGTGGACGCACTGTGGGGCGGCCCGGACGCCGAACTGCCCCTCCACCCGTATGCGAGCCTCCAGGGCCAGGTCTCGCGGCTGCGCGCCGCACTCGAGCGCGCCGCGCCGCAGGACGGCCGCGGCCGCCTGCTCCACGAAGCGGGCGGCTACCGGCTGGAGCTCGCGCCAGGGCAACTGGACGCTCAGCGGTTCGCCGAGCTGGCCGCCAGGGCCCGCGTACAGGCCCTCGTACCCCGACCCCGTGCCGAGTTGCTGGGCGAGGCCCTCTCCTTGTGGCGCGGCGAGGCATACGCGGGCCACACCGACGACCCGTCCGTGCGTGCCGCGGCCGCCCGGCTGGAGGAGGAACGTCTCCTCGTGCGGGAGGAGTTACTGGACCTGCGGGTGTCACTGGGCGAGGAGCGCGTCGTTCTCGGCGAGCTCGACCAGCTCGTTGCGGCCCATCCGCTGCGCGAGCGACTGCGCGCCGTCCAGCTGCGGGCGCTGTACCGGGCGGGTCGGCAGACGCAGGCACTGGAGAGCTACGAAGCACTCCGATACAGGCTCGACAGGGACCTCGGACTGGAGCCGGGCCGGGAATTGACGGCACTGCGGCGGGCGATCCTCCGCCAGGACCCCGACCTTGACCTGCAGCCCCCTCCGCGCAACCAGGCAGCGCCGGCAGACGGAGGAGCCCGGCGCGCGGTCCCCGGCGGCGATGCGGCGGCAGCAGTCCCAGGGGCCGCACAGGCCCCGCAGTCGCCACAGGCCGCGCAGGCCGCGCCGCGTACGGGCAGAACCGGAATCGCCGGACGGCCGCGGCTGCCCGAACCGCTCACCCGACTCGTCGGACGCGGAACCGATCTCGCCGCCGTACGGGCCCTGTTGGCGCACTCCCGGCTGGTCACCCTCACCGGACCCGGCGGTGTCGGCAAGACCCGCCTGGCCGTCGAATGCGCAGGCGAGGCGTCCGCCCGCCACACGGACGGCGCGCACCTGGTCGAGCTCGCGCCCCTCCCCGCAGGCGCACCGGCCGACGCCGTGGCCGGCGCGGCACTGCGGACCTTCGGCGTACGCAGCCCCGAGGGCGAACACCCCGAGGCCGTGCATCTGCTCGCGGGCGCCCTCCGGGAACGGAGCCTCCTCCTGCTGCTCGACAACTGCGAGCACGTCTGCGACGCCGTGGCAGAGGTGCTGGCGGCGGTACTCCCGCAGGCGCCCGGGGTCTCGGTGCTCGCCACCAGCCAGGAGCCGATCAACCTGGCGGGGGAGGCGGTGCACCCGGTGGCGCCCCTCGAACCCGCCGATGCCGTCGCCCTGTTCACGGCCCGCGCCGGACTCCCGCCGGACCGTACCGCCACGCCCGAGGACATGGCGGCCGTCGAGGGCCTGTGCGTCCGGCTCGACGGGCTTCCGCTCGCCCTGGAACTGGCCGCCGCCCGCGCCCCCGCCCTCGGCGTGCACGGCCTGCTCGCCGGACTCGACGACCGGTTCGCCCTCCTGTCGCGGGGGCTGCGCGGGGTACCCCCGCGGCAGCGCACGCTGCGAGCGGTGATCGACTGGAGCTGGGCACTGCTCGGCAGCGCTGAAGAATCGGTCCTCCGGCGGCTGTCCGTACACGGCGGCGACGCCTCGGCGGAGGCCGCGGGTGTGGTGTGCGCGGACGCGCTCGGGGACGCGCCCGCGGACGTTCCCGTACCGCCGGACCCACAATCCGCCCCGGTTCCCGAGGTACGGGAACACCAGGTTCCGCTGGTGCTGGACCGCCTGGTGGAACGCTCGCTCGTGGTCCTCGTCGACCGTCCGGAGGGCCGCCGCTACCGGCTGCCGGAATCCGTGAAGGCATACGCCCGGGAGCGACTGCGGGAGGCCGGTGAGGAGCGAGGCGCCCGCGCCCGGCACGGTACGTACTACCGGGAGCTGGCGCTGCGGGCCGAACCCCTGCTGCGCGGCCCGCACCAGCGGCTCTGGCTCGCACGGCTCGACGCGGCCGAGGCCGAGCTGTACCCGGCGGTCGAGGAGGCGCTCGAGCACGGCCGGGTGGTACCCGCCCTGAGCACGGCTCGCGCTCTGGCCCGGTACTGGCTGCTGCGCGGCAGACCCGCGCAGGGAGGCCGTCTGCTGGACGCCTGCCTCGCGGCGGAGCGCGACCACCTCGCTTCCCACGGCGGGCCGGACCGGGGCGGGCACGCGGGGGAGCGGATCGCCGCCGTGGCCCTGGCGACGGCCTGGCGGGCCGGCCTGACGGTGTGGGAGGGCACGTCGCTGTCCTCCGAGGGCCTGCTGCGTGCCGCGGCGGCCGCCCTCGACGCGCGGGAGGCGGCGGACCGCGACCCGCTCGGTCACGCCCATGCCCTGTGGTTCCTGGCCGCGGCGCAGATGGGTGCGGGGGACGTACCCATGGGTGAGGAACTCGCCGACCGGGCACTGGCCGCGGCCGAGAGGCTCGGCGATTCCTGGGGGACCGCGGCCGCGCTGAGCGTGCGCGCCCGGCACGCCCTCGCGCACGGCGACCTGGCCGGCGTACGCCGCGACGCAGAGCGCAGTGCCCGGCTGTTCGGCGGACTGGGCGACCGCTGGGGCCTGCTCCAGACGGTGTTCCCCCGAGCCGCGCTGCACGAGATCGCGGGCGAGTACCCGCAGGCGGCCCGGCTGCACGAGGAGGGCCTGGCCCTCGCCCAGGAGCTCGGGCTGAGGACCGAGGCGGGCAAGCGGCTGTGTGCCCTGGGCCGGCTGGCGTTCCTTGCGGGGGAGTACGAGGAGAGCCGTGAACGGCACGCGGACGCCCTGCGCCTGGCCAGGGAACAGAGCCACCGCGCCGGGGAGGCCGATGCCCGGATCGGACTCGGTCTGGTCGCCCGGCGCACCGGCGACCTCACCGGCGCAGAGGAGCACATGCAGGCGGTCCTGGCATGGTTCCGGGACGCCGGCTACGGGCCCGGCACGACGCTCGCCCTCGCCGAACTCGGCTTCACGGCCGAACTGCGGGGGGATGTGGAGCGGGCCCGTACCCTGCACGCCGAAGGACTCGCGGCGGCGCGGGCACTGGGAGACGCACGTGCGGTGGCGCTCGCCCTGGAGGGCCTGGCGGGCACGGCAGCGGCCGGCGGCGAGCCCGAGCGGGCAGCGCGGCTGCTCGGCGCCGCCGATGCGGCCCGCACGTCGGCTGGCACGCCGCTGCCGCCCGCCGAACGGCACGACGTGGACCGGGCCTGGTCGGCCTGCCTGTCCGCACTGGGCCGGACGGCGGCCGAAGCGGCCTTCGCCTCCGGCGCCGCACACCCACCCGTGGCCGAAGCCCCGGTCCACTGCTGA
- a CDS encoding NAD(P)-dependent oxidoreductase → MSAIAAAPHRIPVSVIGLGNLGQALADAFLTQGHPTTVWNRSAGKADALVARGASLASTPTDAVAAAELVVVAVLDYDTVGELLLPTAGALAGRTVVNLTTGTPPAARALGAWAADQQAAYLDGAVYAVPQTIGTSAAFVLYSGDEAAYRTYRTVLDTIGEGSLVGPAPELSSVYDTALLSGMYGMFAGFFQAVALADTEGIGAAELTRPLVRWLTAAADALPAFAEEIDAKDYATTTSNLEINAVGLRNILSTTEVQGLPTDLLAPLQRLFDDQVRAGHAASSLSRAVESLRADALR, encoded by the coding sequence ATGAGCGCAATCGCCGCCGCACCCCACCGGATCCCGGTAAGCGTCATCGGCCTGGGCAACCTCGGCCAAGCCCTGGCCGACGCCTTCCTGACGCAGGGACACCCCACCACCGTGTGGAACCGCTCGGCGGGAAAGGCCGACGCTCTGGTGGCCCGCGGAGCGTCCCTCGCGAGCACTCCCACCGATGCCGTAGCGGCAGCAGAACTCGTCGTCGTCGCGGTTCTGGACTACGACACGGTCGGCGAGCTGCTGCTGCCGACGGCCGGGGCACTGGCCGGCCGTACGGTCGTCAACCTGACCACCGGCACCCCGCCGGCCGCGCGCGCCCTCGGCGCCTGGGCGGCCGACCAGCAGGCCGCCTACCTGGACGGCGCGGTGTACGCGGTGCCCCAGACGATCGGCACCTCCGCCGCCTTCGTCCTCTACAGCGGCGACGAGGCGGCGTACCGGACCTACCGCACGGTCCTCGACACGATCGGTGAGGGCAGCCTCGTCGGCCCGGCTCCCGAGCTGTCCTCCGTGTACGACACCGCTCTGCTCAGCGGGATGTACGGGATGTTCGCCGGGTTCTTCCAGGCCGTGGCACTCGCCGACACGGAGGGAATCGGGGCGGCCGAGCTGACGCGCCCGCTGGTGCGGTGGCTGACGGCGGCCGCCGACGCCCTCCCGGCCTTCGCGGAGGAGATCGATGCGAAGGACTACGCCACGACCACCTCCAATCTGGAGATCAATGCGGTGGGGCTGCGCAACATCCTCTCCACCACCGAGGTGCAGGGACTGCCGACGGACCTGCTGGCGCCGCTGCAGCGGCTCTTCGACGACCAGGTCCGCGCGGGTCACGCCGCGTCCAGCCTGTCCAGGGCCGTGGAGTCCTTGCGTGCCGATGCCCTTCGGTGA
- a CDS encoding alpha/beta hydrolase, with protein MAAVVFVHGLYHRPEHFAAVAEQLQDAGTEVVVPELHRGSLLADTAAVQAAVDALQEPPVVLGHSYGGSVITGLRGARHLVYLAAFVPDAGESAAGLGGASPQLQDAISPQPDGSTRLHPDRAAAVLYGDCPEPLAARAVDLLRAQAPGCGRGVPERHGWKHTRSTYVVCAQDRAVDPGLQRTMATRCTDVREWQTGHSPFVGQPRLVVRLMQELLAITTSRR; from the coding sequence TTGGCAGCGGTGGTGTTCGTTCACGGCCTGTACCACCGTCCCGAGCACTTCGCCGCGGTGGCAGAGCAGCTGCAGGACGCGGGAACCGAGGTCGTCGTTCCCGAGCTGCACCGGGGCTCACTGCTCGCCGACACGGCCGCGGTCCAGGCCGCCGTCGACGCGCTGCAGGAGCCTCCGGTCGTGCTCGGTCACTCCTACGGAGGGTCGGTGATCACCGGCCTGCGCGGAGCGCGGCACCTGGTCTACCTGGCGGCCTTCGTGCCGGACGCCGGTGAGAGCGCGGCCGGTCTCGGCGGGGCGTCCCCGCAGCTCCAGGACGCGATCAGCCCTCAGCCGGACGGCTCGACCCGCCTGCACCCCGACCGGGCAGCCGCCGTCCTCTACGGCGACTGTCCCGAGCCGCTCGCAGCCCGGGCGGTCGACCTGCTGCGTGCCCAGGCCCCCGGCTGTGGGCGCGGCGTACCGGAGCGCCACGGCTGGAAGCACACTCGTTCCACCTACGTCGTCTGCGCGCAGGACCGGGCCGTCGATCCGGGCCTGCAACGGACGATGGCCACGCGCTGCACCGACGTACGCGAATGGCAGACGGGCCACTCCCCGTTCGTGGGACAGCCGCGGCTCGTCGTCCGGCTGATGCAGGAACTGCTCGCCATCACCACCTCGCGCAGATGA
- a CDS encoding glutamate synthase subunit beta — protein MTDPFGFLRIPREAVPARPVEERLRDWREVHAGQALLPLVSRQADRCMDCGIPFCHTGCPLGNLIPEWNAYAAHGDWRTAYERLHATNNFPEVTGRLCPAPCEDACVLTINADPVTIKNVEQTIADEGLRLGFMTPRPPEKSSGRTVAVIGSGPAGLAAAQQLTRAGHRVTVHERADRIGGLLRYGIPEFKMEKAHLDRRIEQMRAEGTLFVTGTDVGGATGAGADALRSACDAVVVAIGAGERRELPVPGRSLHGIHQAMDYLTCANRVREGDYAVSPVTAEGRHVVVVGGGDTGSDCLGTALRQGAESVLQLDINPEPGADRTDGEPWPVYPRTYRISHAHEEARGREGRDPRLFACATLRFEGDASGRVRALRLTAVEPVARSPVAGTEYVIPAGLVLLALGFSGPERSGGLREQLGLELDERGNFARDARFAAGAGRAPGVFVAGDAGRGQSLVVWAIAEGRAAAAAVDRYLTGSTCLPAPVAAHDRPMTALGRMRYGDF, from the coding sequence GTGACCGATCCGTTCGGCTTCCTCAGGATCCCCCGCGAGGCCGTGCCGGCCCGCCCCGTCGAGGAACGGCTCCGCGACTGGCGCGAGGTCCACGCGGGCCAGGCGTTGCTGCCGCTCGTCTCCCGCCAGGCCGACCGCTGCATGGACTGCGGCATCCCGTTCTGCCACACCGGCTGCCCCCTGGGAAACCTCATACCCGAGTGGAACGCGTACGCCGCCCACGGAGACTGGCGCACGGCGTACGAGCGGCTCCACGCGACCAACAACTTCCCGGAGGTCACGGGCAGGCTCTGCCCCGCCCCCTGTGAGGACGCATGCGTCCTCACGATCAACGCGGACCCGGTGACCATCAAGAACGTCGAGCAGACGATCGCGGACGAGGGCCTGCGGCTCGGCTTCATGACCCCCCGGCCGCCGGAGAAGAGCAGCGGCAGGACGGTGGCCGTCATCGGATCCGGTCCGGCCGGACTGGCCGCGGCGCAGCAGCTCACCCGGGCCGGGCACCGCGTCACGGTCCACGAGAGGGCCGACCGGATCGGCGGACTCCTGCGCTACGGCATCCCCGAGTTCAAGATGGAGAAGGCGCACCTGGACCGCCGTATCGAGCAGATGCGGGCCGAGGGGACGCTGTTCGTGACGGGCACGGACGTCGGCGGCGCGACCGGTGCCGGAGCGGACGCGCTGCGGAGCGCCTGCGACGCCGTCGTCGTCGCGATCGGCGCCGGTGAACGCCGCGAACTGCCGGTGCCCGGCCGTTCGCTGCACGGCATCCACCAGGCCATGGACTACCTGACCTGCGCCAACCGGGTGCGGGAGGGCGACTACGCCGTATCGCCCGTGACCGCCGAAGGCAGACACGTGGTCGTCGTCGGCGGCGGGGACACCGGCTCCGACTGCCTCGGGACGGCCCTGCGGCAGGGCGCGGAATCCGTGCTCCAGCTCGACATCAATCCTGAGCCGGGTGCAGACCGCACCGACGGCGAGCCCTGGCCGGTGTACCCGAGGACGTACCGCATCTCCCACGCTCACGAGGAGGCCCGCGGGCGCGAAGGCAGAGACCCCCGGCTGTTCGCCTGCGCGACCCTGCGCTTCGAGGGGGACGCCTCCGGCCGCGTACGGGCGCTGCGCCTGACCGCCGTGGAGCCGGTGGCCCGCAGCCCCGTGGCCGGCACCGAGTACGTGATACCGGCCGGCCTGGTCCTGCTGGCCCTCGGCTTTTCTGGCCCCGAGCGCTCGGGCGGCCTGCGCGAGCAGCTGGGACTGGAACTCGACGAACGCGGCAACTTCGCGCGTGACGCCCGCTTCGCGGCGGGCGCCGGACGGGCGCCGGGAGTGTTCGTCGCGGGAGACGCGGGCCGGGGGCAGTCGCTGGTGGTCTGGGCCATCGCCGAGGGCCGGGCGGCAGCCGCGGCCGTGGACCGCTACCTGACCGGCTCGACGTGCCTCCCGGCCCCGGTCGCCGCGCACGACCGCCCGATGACGGCCTTGGGACGCATGCGCTACGGGGATTTCTGA
- a CDS encoding glycoside hydrolase family 64 protein — translation MFRLSKVLASGIAALVVGAGLMVFGPSPSAEAVPATIPLTIKNNSGRSEPVYIYNLGTLLTTGQQGWADANGGFHPWPVGGNPPTPAPDASIAGPANGQTRTIRMPKFSGRVYFSIGQKIVFKVSTGGLVQPAVQNPSDPNRNVLFNWSEYTLNDAGLWINSTQVDMFSAPYAVGVKAAGGTVTNTGRLKPGGYNAVFSQLRSAGWGGLIQNRPDGTPLRALSPGHGIEAGGIPAGVMNDYINRVWSKYSSSTLTVTPFANQPNVKYYGRVSGNVMNFTNGSGAVVTSFQKPDSDSVFGCYKLLDAPNDQVRGPISRTLCAGFNRSTLLSNPSQPDANGANFYRDAVTNHYSRVIHGQMADGKAYGFAFDDVGAHESLVHDGNPQEAFMTLEPFN, via the coding sequence GTGTTCCGTTTATCGAAAGTGCTTGCATCCGGGATAGCAGCACTGGTTGTCGGCGCCGGTCTGATGGTTTTCGGCCCGTCGCCGTCCGCAGAGGCCGTACCGGCGACCATCCCGCTCACGATCAAGAACAACTCGGGACGCAGCGAACCGGTCTACATCTACAACCTGGGTACGCTGCTGACGACCGGCCAGCAGGGCTGGGCCGACGCCAACGGCGGGTTCCACCCGTGGCCCGTCGGAGGCAATCCCCCCACCCCCGCGCCCGACGCGTCGATCGCGGGACCGGCCAACGGACAGACCAGGACCATCCGGATGCCCAAGTTCTCCGGACGCGTCTACTTCTCCATCGGCCAGAAGATCGTCTTCAAGGTCAGCACCGGCGGCCTGGTGCAGCCCGCCGTGCAGAACCCCTCCGACCCCAACCGCAACGTCCTGTTCAACTGGTCCGAGTACACGCTCAACGATGCCGGTCTGTGGATCAACAGCACCCAGGTCGACATGTTCTCGGCCCCGTACGCAGTCGGCGTGAAGGCGGCGGGCGGTACGGTCACCAACACCGGGCGGCTCAAGCCGGGCGGCTACAACGCCGTGTTCAGCCAGCTGCGTTCGGCAGGCTGGGGCGGATTGATCCAGAACCGTCCCGACGGCACCCCGCTGCGCGCGCTCTCGCCCGGTCACGGCATCGAGGCGGGCGGAATCCCCGCCGGTGTCATGAACGACTACATCAACCGCGTCTGGAGCAAGTACAGCTCTTCCACACTCACGGTGACGCCGTTCGCGAACCAGCCGAACGTCAAGTACTACGGCCGTGTCTCGGGCAACGTCATGAACTTCACCAACGGCTCGGGAGCGGTGGTCACCAGCTTCCAGAAGCCGGATTCCGACAGCGTCTTCGGCTGCTACAAGCTCCTGGACGCACCCAACGACCAGGTCCGCGGCCCGATATCCCGAACCCTGTGCGCGGGCTTCAACCGGTCGACGCTGCTGAGCAACCCCAGCCAGCCCGACGCGAACGGCGCCAACTTCTACCGTGACGCCGTCACCAACCACTACTCCCGCGTCATCCACGGACAGATGGCCGACGGTAAGGCGTACGGCTTCGCCTTCGACGACGTGGGCGCCCACGAGTCGCTGGTGCACGACGGCAATCCCCAAGAGGCCTTCATGACACTGGAGCCGTTCAACTAG
- a CDS encoding DUF4235 domain-containing protein, translating to MKASAIAYKPVGLALGALSGALAGLVFKQVWKLIEGADDAPDATDEDRSWRAILVAAALQGAIFAAVKAAVDRSGAVATRRLTGTWPG from the coding sequence GTGAAAGCGTCGGCGATCGCATACAAGCCGGTCGGACTGGCGTTGGGCGCCCTCAGCGGCGCACTCGCCGGACTCGTGTTCAAGCAGGTCTGGAAGCTGATCGAAGGGGCGGACGACGCTCCCGACGCGACCGACGAGGACCGCTCCTGGCGGGCGATCCTGGTTGCCGCGGCCCTGCAGGGCGCGATCTTCGCGGCCGTCAAGGCCGCCGTCGACCGTTCCGGAGCGGTCGCCACCCGGCGCCTCACGGGCACCTGGCCCGGCTGA
- a CDS encoding DUF3618 domain-containing protein has product MTSQSRNEPAPRRPAAPQQPDQPRQPTSGEPSAEELRERIEHTRDELGRTVEALAAKADVKAQAREKTAAVKEQATEKAALVTGRIRGGVDHAVHLAAEKTLDPVFDKARRAALLTVGAALIVFLLVRGNRRRHQ; this is encoded by the coding sequence ATGACCAGCCAGTCCCGCAACGAACCCGCTCCCCGCCGGCCCGCTGCTCCCCAACAGCCCGATCAACCTCGGCAGCCGACCTCCGGCGAACCCTCTGCCGAGGAACTGCGGGAACGGATCGAGCACACCCGCGATGAACTCGGCCGCACCGTCGAGGCGCTGGCCGCCAAGGCCGATGTCAAGGCGCAGGCCCGGGAGAAGACGGCCGCCGTGAAGGAGCAGGCCACGGAGAAGGCCGCCCTGGTGACGGGACGGATCCGGGGCGGGGTCGACCATGCCGTGCACCTGGCGGCCGAGAAGACCCTCGACCCCGTTTTCGACAAGGCGCGGCGGGCCGCACTGCTCACGGTCGGCGCTGCCCTGATCGTGTTCCTGCTGGTGCGGGGCAACCGGAGGAGGCACCAGTGA
- a CDS encoding phage holin family protein: MRTIEPSTRPADDSVGVLISRASQQISELVRQEMQLARAEMTQKGKRFGTGGGLFGGAGLLGFLAAQALVVAGIAALALVLPVWASALIVTAVLATSAVVVAMAGKKQIAQAGTPAPEQTMHSLQADVAEIREKAHR, translated from the coding sequence ATGCGCACGATCGAACCGAGCACTCGCCCCGCCGATGATTCGGTGGGCGTGCTGATCTCGCGGGCGTCTCAGCAGATCTCGGAGCTGGTGCGCCAGGAAATGCAGCTCGCGCGGGCTGAGATGACGCAGAAGGGGAAGCGGTTCGGCACGGGTGGCGGCCTGTTCGGCGGAGCCGGACTCCTCGGCTTCCTGGCCGCCCAGGCCCTGGTGGTGGCGGGGATCGCCGCACTGGCTCTGGTACTTCCCGTCTGGGCCTCGGCCCTCATCGTCACCGCCGTTCTGGCGACGAGCGCCGTGGTGGTGGCGATGGCAGGCAAGAAGCAGATCGCGCAGGCAGGCACACCGGCGCCGGAGCAGACGATGCACAGCCTCCAGGCCGACGTGGCCGAGATCAGGGAGAAGGCACACCGATGA
- a CDS encoding DUF6479 family protein, whose protein sequence is MIASLPLAASGSSSLFLIMAGVVVAALLVSAFWYGSRRAATRKDPGAQPSEQSRAARARQDSWQTPDGPGTGPAAPRRP, encoded by the coding sequence ATGATCGCTTCCCTGCCGCTCGCGGCTTCCGGTTCCTCGTCCCTCTTCCTGATCATGGCCGGCGTGGTGGTGGCCGCACTCCTGGTCAGCGCCTTCTGGTACGGCAGCCGCCGCGCCGCGACCCGCAAGGATCCCGGTGCGCAGCCGTCGGAGCAGAGTCGGGCGGCACGGGCCCGGCAGGACTCGTGGCAGACGCCGGACGGGCCCGGGACCGGCCCCGCAGCCCCGCGACGCCCTTGA
- a CDS encoding SsgA family sporulation/cell division regulator has product MEVSLLSSLSDTISTHLDLAGCLLPVPTRAVYDTSDPYAVRFDFMLDAGRPTRWHFERDMLAEGVCRPVGEGAIALRPRSTGGHHTLVMELWGDTLTGYESAVLIVDSAQVSCFLEQSYGLVARGSESDSWDIDGFLYRIQCPD; this is encoded by the coding sequence GTGGAGGTCTCCTTGCTGTCCTCTCTCTCCGACACGATCTCGACGCACCTCGACCTCGCCGGCTGCCTCCTGCCGGTACCGACGCGTGCCGTGTACGACACATCCGACCCGTACGCGGTCCGGTTCGACTTCATGCTTGACGCCGGGCGTCCCACCCGGTGGCACTTCGAGCGGGACATGCTGGCCGAGGGCGTGTGCCGCCCGGTGGGAGAAGGCGCCATCGCCCTCCGACCCCGCTCGACGGGCGGACATCACACCCTGGTCATGGAGCTGTGGGGGGACACCCTGACCGGATACGAGTCAGCCGTGCTGATCGTCGACTCTGCTCAGGTGAGCTGCTTCCTTGAGCAGTCCTACGGGTTGGTGGCCCGCGGGTCCGAGTCCGACTCCTGGGACATCGACGGCTTCCTGTACAGGATCCAGTGTCCGGACTGA